The DNA region GATAGACCGGACCTGCCATCGGGTTGATTGCCGCCGCTGCCCATCCCTGTGGGAATTCCTCCGAACGGTAATAGGTCATCGGGATCATCGATTTTGGGCGGGGGGCAGTTTCTTCAGTCCCGTATTGTTGGGCGAATCGTTACCAGATGTTCAGGATCGAATTTGCGCCATGAGGTTTCGGCGGCAAAATCGAAATCGTTATAGGCTTCGTTGTAGCCACGGGTATAGGGCCAGCCCCCAAAACCCCGCTTTTCGCGCCTGTCGTACTCGCCCATCCCGCTAGGTCCGCGATTGGGGTCCGCCTTTCCGGCATCGGGACCGATATCGCCCCAGTACAGATAGCCCGTTCGGCTATCGATGGAATGCCGGAACGGGTTCCGGTTGCCCATGACATAGATTCGGGCCTGGTATCCGGCATCCCCTTGGGAAACAGGTTGTCTTCGGGAATGGAATAGGTGCCATCGTCTTCTGGGGTTATCCGAAGAATTTTCCCTCTCAGGTCATCGGTGTTCGCGGCCGATCGCTGGGCATCGAAGGCCTGTCTTCCTTCCCGTTCGTCGATAGGCGCAAACCGGAAGATTCAAAAGGGTTCGTATTGTCGCCCACGGTGATGAACAGGTTGCCTTCGGGGCCGAACTCCAATGCCCCACCGCTGTGGCAAACAATGCCGGTCGGTCGGTATCTCGAGCAGGACTTTTTCGGAAGCCAGGTCCAATTCTTTGTCCTTCAAGGTAAAGCGGGAAACATGCTGTTTCGATTCCTCGCCGGCTACGGAATAGAAGAGATAGATCCAGTTGT from Pricia mediterranea includes:
- a CDS encoding PQQ-dependent sugar dehydrogenase gives rise to the protein MLGLAVDPDYEENNWIYLFYSVAGEESKQHVSRFTLKDKELDLASEKVLLEIPTDRHCLPQRWGIGVRPRRQPVHHRGRQYEPF